From Leifsonia sp. fls2-241-R2A-40a, one genomic window encodes:
- the rdgB gene encoding RdgB/HAM1 family non-canonical purine NTP pyrophosphatase, with translation MVRVVLATHNAHKAREFQEILGREVPGLEIVAYDGPEPVEDGVSFEENALIKARAAVEHTGLPALADDSGICVDVMGGAPGIFSARWAGLHGDAEANLRLLLDQLADIPDADRGAHFAATLALLVPGGEPTVVQGVWPGRIAHEPRGENGHGYDPIFLPDGREGTAAELAPEAKNAESHRARALAAIVPALRALA, from the coding sequence GTGGTCCGCGTCGTGCTGGCCACGCACAACGCGCACAAGGCGCGCGAGTTCCAGGAGATCCTCGGCCGCGAGGTCCCGGGGCTGGAGATCGTCGCGTACGACGGACCGGAACCCGTCGAGGACGGCGTGAGCTTCGAGGAGAACGCCCTGATCAAGGCGCGTGCCGCTGTCGAGCACACCGGGCTGCCGGCGCTCGCCGACGACTCCGGCATCTGCGTGGATGTCATGGGCGGGGCCCCCGGGATCTTCTCCGCCCGCTGGGCGGGCTTGCACGGCGACGCTGAGGCGAACCTGCGCCTGCTGCTCGATCAGTTGGCCGACATCCCGGACGCCGACCGCGGCGCCCACTTCGCCGCCACGCTGGCGCTGCTGGTGCCGGGCGGCGAGCCGACGGTCGTCCAGGGTGTCTGGCCGGGCCGGATCGCGCACGAGCCGCGCGGGGAGAACGGCCATGGCTACGACCCGATCTTCCTTCCCGACGGCCGCGAGGGCACCGCGGCGGAGCTGGCGCCGGAGGCGAAGAACGCCGAGAGCCACCGCGCGCGTGCGCTTGCGGCCATCGTTCCGGCGCTCCGCGCGCTGGCGTGA
- the rph gene encoding ribonuclease PH — MTDITRADGRTPDQLRPVTIERGWSRQAEGSALISFGNTRVLCTASFTNGVPRWMSGKGRGWVTAEYAMLPRSTNERMDRESVKGRVGGRTHEISRLVGRSLRAVVDMKALGENTIVLDCDVLQADGGTRTAAITGAYVALAEALEWGREHRFIGQKATPLIDSVSAISVGIIDGTPMLDLAYVEDVRAETDMNVVVTGRGLFVEVQGTAEGAPFDRNELNSLLDLALAGTTDLARIQADTLAPAVDAEV; from the coding sequence GTGACCGACATCACCCGCGCCGACGGGCGCACCCCGGACCAGCTGCGACCGGTCACCATCGAGCGCGGCTGGAGCCGGCAGGCGGAGGGCTCCGCGCTGATCTCCTTCGGCAACACGCGTGTGCTGTGCACCGCATCCTTCACCAACGGCGTTCCCCGCTGGATGTCCGGCAAGGGACGCGGCTGGGTCACGGCCGAGTACGCGATGCTCCCGCGCTCCACCAACGAGCGGATGGACCGGGAGTCGGTCAAGGGACGCGTCGGCGGCCGCACGCACGAGATCAGCCGGCTCGTCGGACGGAGCCTCCGCGCCGTCGTCGACATGAAGGCCCTCGGCGAGAACACGATCGTGCTCGACTGCGACGTCCTGCAGGCCGACGGCGGGACGCGGACCGCGGCCATCACCGGAGCCTACGTGGCCCTCGCCGAGGCACTGGAGTGGGGCCGGGAGCACCGCTTCATCGGCCAGAAGGCCACGCCGCTCATCGACTCGGTGTCGGCGATCTCCGTCGGCATCATCGACGGCACGCCGATGCTCGACCTGGCCTACGTCGAGGATGTGCGGGCCGAGACCGACATGAACGTGGTCGTCACCGGCCGCGGGCTCTTCGTCGAGGTGCAGGGCACGGCCGAGGGCGCCCCCTTCGACCGGAACGAGCTGAACTCGCTGCTCGACCTGGCCCTCGCGGGCACGACCGATCTGGCGCGCATCCAGGCGGACACCCTCGCGCCCGCGGTCGACGCGGAGGTCTGA
- the murI gene encoding glutamate racemase, producing MTDAPIGIFDSGVGGLTVARAIRDQLPNESLLYVGDTAHSPYGPKSIADVRRYSLEVLDFLVDQGVKMLVIACNTASSAMLRDARERYDVPVIEVIQPAVRRAVAATRTGRVGVIGTVGTIASRAYEDAFAAAPTLQLFTQACPRFVEFVEAGITSGEEVLRVTAEYLQPLREADVDTLVLGCTHYPFLKGAISYVMGESVSLVSSDTETAKDVYRTLVGQGLERRSSLPPTIRYEATGSDADNFLRLAHRFIGPEVSRVDLVHTGVIELPL from the coding sequence GTGACGGATGCGCCGATTGGGATCTTCGACTCGGGGGTGGGCGGGCTCACCGTCGCGCGGGCGATCCGCGACCAGCTGCCCAACGAGTCGCTCCTCTACGTGGGCGACACCGCGCACTCGCCGTACGGCCCGAAGTCCATCGCCGACGTCCGGCGGTACTCGCTCGAAGTGCTCGACTTCCTCGTCGACCAGGGCGTCAAGATGCTGGTCATCGCCTGCAACACCGCGTCGTCCGCCATGCTCCGGGATGCGCGCGAGCGCTACGACGTCCCCGTGATCGAGGTCATCCAGCCCGCTGTGCGGCGAGCCGTCGCAGCGACGCGCACCGGCCGGGTGGGCGTGATCGGCACCGTCGGCACCATCGCATCGCGAGCGTACGAGGACGCGTTCGCCGCCGCCCCGACCCTCCAGCTCTTCACGCAGGCCTGCCCCCGGTTCGTCGAGTTCGTCGAGGCCGGCATCACCAGCGGGGAGGAGGTGCTGCGCGTCACCGCCGAGTACCTGCAGCCGCTCCGCGAGGCGGACGTCGACACCCTGGTGCTCGGCTGCACGCACTATCCGTTCCTCAAGGGCGCCATCTCCTACGTCATGGGGGAGAGCGTCTCGCTCGTCTCCAGCGACACAGAGACCGCGAAGGACGTGTATCGCACCCTGGTCGGCCAGGGTCTCGAGCGGCGCTCCTCCCTGCCGCCGACCATCCGCTACGAGGCGACCGGCTCGGACGCCGACAACTTCCTGCGCCTGGCCCACCGCTTCATCGGCCCCGAGGTCTCGCGGGTCGATCTGGTGCACACCGGCGTCATCGAACTCCCGCTCTGA
- a CDS encoding nicotinate phosphoribosyltransferase yields the protein MTERAASSAFLTDRYELTMLDAALLAGTHDRECVFEAFTRRLPAGRRYGVLAGTGRLLELIEQFRFGDAELQFLRDNHIVRDETVDWLADYRFSGTIRGYREGELFFPGSPFFIVDAPFAEGVILETLLLSVFNYDSAVASAAARMVAAAVGRPLAEMGSRRANERSAVAAARAAFIAGFSATSNLEAGRTWGVPTMGTAAHAFTLLHDSEEAAFRAQVDALGPGTTLLVDTFDVQKAIETAVKVAGPELGAVRLDSGDLPKLVKQVREQLDSLGATKTRITVTNDLDEFTIAALSASPVDSYGVGTSVVTGSGSPASGMVYKLVAHRSTGSDGEWIPVAKKSDGKASIGGRKHPVRRLDPTGTAVAEVVHIVEKGDTPDDTGRDLLVPLITDGEVHTEHLGIEGTRRARDHCAMAMDELPDEAFRLGRGDPVLPTLFE from the coding sequence GTGACAGAGCGAGCAGCGTCTTCCGCTTTCCTGACCGACCGCTACGAGCTGACGATGCTCGACGCCGCGCTCCTCGCCGGGACGCACGACCGGGAGTGCGTCTTCGAAGCGTTCACCCGCCGCCTCCCCGCCGGGCGTCGCTACGGGGTGCTCGCCGGGACGGGCCGTCTGCTCGAACTGATCGAGCAGTTCCGGTTCGGGGATGCGGAGCTCCAGTTCCTCCGCGACAACCACATCGTGCGCGACGAGACCGTCGACTGGCTCGCCGACTACCGCTTCTCGGGGACCATCCGCGGCTACCGGGAGGGCGAGCTCTTCTTCCCCGGGTCCCCGTTCTTCATCGTGGATGCGCCCTTCGCGGAGGGCGTTATCCTCGAGACCCTGCTCCTCAGCGTCTTCAACTACGACTCGGCCGTCGCATCCGCGGCGGCCCGCATGGTCGCGGCGGCGGTCGGGCGCCCGCTGGCCGAGATGGGATCGCGCCGGGCGAACGAGCGCTCGGCGGTCGCCGCCGCGCGCGCCGCCTTCATCGCCGGCTTCTCCGCGACCTCCAACCTCGAGGCCGGCCGCACCTGGGGCGTCCCGACGATGGGGACGGCCGCGCACGCGTTCACGCTGCTGCACGACAGCGAGGAGGCCGCCTTCCGGGCCCAGGTGGATGCGCTCGGCCCGGGCACGACGTTGCTGGTGGACACCTTCGACGTCCAGAAGGCCATCGAGACGGCGGTGAAGGTCGCCGGTCCCGAGCTCGGCGCGGTGCGCCTGGACTCGGGAGACCTCCCCAAGCTCGTGAAGCAGGTGCGCGAGCAGCTCGACTCGCTCGGCGCCACGAAGACGCGGATCACCGTCACCAACGACCTCGACGAGTTCACCATCGCCGCGCTCTCCGCCTCGCCCGTCGACTCGTACGGCGTCGGCACCTCCGTTGTGACCGGCTCCGGCAGCCCCGCCTCGGGGATGGTCTACAAGCTGGTGGCGCACCGGAGCACCGGGAGCGACGGCGAGTGGATCCCGGTGGCCAAGAAGTCCGACGGGAAGGCCAGCATCGGCGGACGCAAGCACCCCGTCCGGAGGCTGGACCCGACGGGGACGGCGGTGGCCGAGGTGGTCCACATCGTCGAGAAGGGCGACACCCCCGACGACACCGGGCGCGACCTGCTGGTCCCGCTGATCACGGACGGCGAGGTGCACACCGAGCACCTCGGGATCGAGGGGACGCGCCGCGCCCGCGATCACTGCGCGATGGCGATGGACGAGCTGCCCGACGAGGCGTTCCGCCTGGGTCGCGGGGACCCCGTGCTGCCCACCCTCTTCGAGTAG
- a CDS encoding DUF3039 domain-containing protein, with protein MNEASISEPGGQPSGGGATTLDRELEELLQNQEPGDHERFSHYVKKEQILESAMTGKPVKALCGKMWTPNRDPEKFPVCPTCREIYEGLTAE; from the coding sequence ATGAACGAAGCGAGCATCTCCGAGCCCGGTGGCCAGCCCTCCGGCGGCGGTGCGACCACGCTCGACCGCGAGCTCGAGGAGCTCCTGCAGAACCAGGAGCCGGGGGATCACGAGCGCTTCTCGCACTACGTGAAGAAGGAGCAGATCCTCGAGTCCGCCATGACCGGCAAGCCGGTCAAGGCGCTGTGCGGCAAGATGTGGACGCCCAACCGCGACCCCGAGAAGTTCCCGGTGTGCCCGACCTGCCGTGAGATCTACGAGGGCCTCACCGCCGAGTAG
- a CDS encoding ABC transporter ATP-binding protein: MAEGADPSATPKRAPAKTAAAAAGTSTRAPRKRTTTTAAAAKPRQTPRVKTPAVEPLPPKPVDVRPTVLSIGGLHKRYGETVAVDGVTLDIKEGSFYGIVGPNGAGKTTTLSIVTGLLRPDAGRVVVHGVDVWAEPVRAKHIIGVLPDKLRLFDRLTGAQFLRYAGTLRGLSAKTVRARTADLATAFGIEDALDRLVADYSAGMTKKIALAAAMIHSPRLLVLDEPFESVDPVSAANIIDILQRYTSAGGTVVVSSHGMDMIQRVCDSVAIIVRGQVLASGTIEEVRGEQTLEERFVDLAGGRKAAEGMEWLHSFSD, from the coding sequence ATGGCGGAGGGCGCCGATCCGAGTGCCACACCGAAGCGCGCTCCGGCGAAGACGGCCGCTGCCGCGGCCGGGACGAGCACGCGTGCGCCGCGCAAGCGCACCACCACCACCGCGGCTGCGGCGAAACCGCGCCAGACACCGCGCGTGAAGACGCCGGCGGTTGAACCGCTGCCGCCGAAGCCGGTGGATGTGCGGCCGACCGTGCTCTCGATCGGCGGGCTGCACAAACGGTACGGCGAGACCGTCGCCGTCGACGGCGTGACCCTCGATATCAAGGAGGGCTCGTTCTACGGCATCGTCGGTCCGAACGGCGCCGGCAAGACCACGACCCTGTCCATCGTCACCGGCCTGCTGCGTCCCGACGCCGGTCGCGTGGTCGTGCACGGCGTCGACGTCTGGGCCGAGCCGGTCCGCGCCAAGCACATCATCGGCGTCCTGCCCGACAAGCTGCGGCTCTTCGACCGCCTGACCGGCGCCCAGTTCCTCCGCTACGCGGGAACCCTCCGTGGTCTGAGCGCCAAGACCGTGCGGGCGCGGACCGCCGACCTGGCCACCGCCTTCGGCATCGAGGACGCCCTGGATCGCCTGGTCGCCGACTACTCAGCCGGCATGACGAAGAAGATCGCGCTCGCCGCCGCGATGATCCACTCGCCGCGCCTGCTGGTGCTCGACGAGCCGTTCGAGTCGGTCGACCCCGTCTCCGCGGCGAACATCATCGACATCCTCCAGCGCTACACGTCGGCAGGAGGGACGGTCGTCGTCTCGAGCCACGGCATGGACATGATCCAGCGCGTCTGCGACAGCGTGGCGATCATCGTCCGCGGACAGGTGCTCGCGTCGGGCACGATCGAAGAGGTCCGCGGCGAGCAGACGCTCGAAGAGCGCTTCGTCGACCTCGCCGGCGGTCGAAAGGCAGCGGAAGGCATGGAGTGGTTGCACAGTTTCTCGGACTGA
- a CDS encoding phosphocholine cytidylyltransferase family protein: protein MTTQVVILAAGMGSRLGRSLPKPLTELSDGRTIMQQQFDNIHAAFGKDAQVTIVVGYKLEHIIEAFPDAQFVYNEQYDQTNTSKSLMRALQASGTGGVLWMNGDVVFDPAVLVRAAAMVARDQTFVTVNTSSVADEEVKYTTGPEGYIHELSKTVKNGLGEAVGINYISSGDKATLLRQLQRVGDQDYFERGIELAIEQDRILVEPVDISDLYAVEVDFQEDLERANLFV from the coding sequence GTGACGACCCAGGTAGTGATTCTCGCGGCCGGCATGGGAAGCCGACTCGGACGGAGCCTCCCCAAGCCGCTCACCGAGCTCAGCGACGGCCGCACCATCATGCAGCAGCAGTTCGACAACATCCACGCAGCCTTCGGCAAGGACGCCCAGGTGACGATCGTCGTCGGCTACAAGCTCGAGCACATCATCGAGGCGTTCCCCGACGCTCAGTTCGTCTACAACGAGCAGTACGACCAGACCAACACCTCGAAGAGCCTGATGCGCGCCCTGCAGGCGTCCGGCACGGGCGGAGTGCTGTGGATGAACGGCGACGTGGTCTTCGACCCGGCCGTCCTCGTCCGCGCCGCCGCGATGGTCGCCCGCGACCAGACGTTCGTCACCGTGAACACCTCCTCCGTCGCCGACGAAGAGGTCAAGTACACGACGGGCCCCGAGGGCTACATCCACGAGCTGTCCAAGACCGTCAAGAACGGTCTCGGCGAGGCCGTCGGGATCAACTACATCTCGTCGGGCGACAAGGCGACGCTGTTGCGCCAGCTGCAGCGGGTGGGCGACCAGGACTACTTCGAGCGCGGCATCGAGCTCGCGATCGAGCAGGACCGCATCCTGGTCGAGCCGGTCGACATCTCCGACCTGTACGCCGTCGAGGTCGACTTCCAGGAGGACCTGGAACGCGCGAATCTTTTCGTATAG
- a CDS encoding ABC transporter permease, with protein MRPAQRSRFARYRQSLWLLTRRDLRVRYSTSVLGYLWSILDPLVMSAIYWFVFTVIFKRDVGENPYIVFLLAALLPWMWFNGAVSDSTRAYIREAKLIRSTMIPRTIWVNRIVASKGIEFLLSLPVLAFFAILTGAKLNVDVLLFPLAILIQTVLTVGIGLIVAPLVVFYRDLERAVKLALRFLFYASPIIYSARDLPGGCGAGIPARQCAAYLTAHPGAQTDVLFSLHFWSAFNPLTGIFSLYRSAFFAEELDWFLVGVSALMSLVLLAIGWAVFRRFERDVLKEI; from the coding sequence GTGCGCCCTGCGCAGCGCTCGCGCTTCGCGCGCTACCGGCAGTCGCTCTGGTTGCTGACGCGGCGCGATCTGCGCGTCCGCTACTCCACGAGCGTTCTCGGTTACCTGTGGTCGATCCTCGATCCGCTCGTGATGAGCGCGATCTACTGGTTCGTCTTCACGGTCATCTTCAAGCGCGACGTCGGCGAGAACCCGTACATCGTGTTCCTCCTGGCGGCCCTGCTGCCGTGGATGTGGTTCAACGGCGCGGTATCCGACAGCACGCGTGCGTACATCCGCGAGGCCAAGCTCATCCGCTCGACGATGATCCCGCGCACCATCTGGGTCAACCGCATCGTCGCCTCGAAGGGCATCGAGTTCCTGCTGTCGCTGCCGGTGCTCGCGTTCTTCGCGATCCTGACGGGCGCGAAGCTCAATGTGGATGTGCTGCTCTTCCCGCTGGCGATCCTGATCCAGACCGTGCTGACGGTCGGGATCGGGCTGATCGTGGCCCCGCTGGTCGTGTTCTACCGCGACCTCGAGCGTGCAGTGAAGCTCGCGCTGCGCTTCCTCTTCTACGCCTCCCCCATCATCTACAGCGCCCGCGACCTCCCGGGCGGCTGCGGCGCCGGGATCCCCGCGCGGCAGTGCGCGGCCTACCTCACCGCGCATCCCGGGGCGCAGACGGACGTGCTGTTCTCTCTGCACTTCTGGTCGGCGTTCAACCCGCTCACCGGCATCTTCAGCCTGTACCGCTCGGCCTTCTTCGCCGAAGAGCTGGACTGGTTCCTCGTCGGAGTCAGCGCTCTCATGTCGCTGGTGCTGCTGGCGATCGGCTGGGCGGTCTTCAGGCGTTTCGAGCGCGATGTGCTGAAGGAGATCTGA
- a CDS encoding ABC transporter ATP-binding protein, with protein MAPVIAVDGLGVRFRRNRGARRSFKDLFSTKERRVRPDDFWALRNVSFRVQPGEAIGVVGRNGQGKSTLLKLVAGVMLPDEGSVKVTDGVAPLIEITGGFVDDLTVRDNVYLTAGLHGMSRAQIDERFGEIIDFAEIGDFVDTPYKHLSSGMKVRIAFSVISQLEEPVLLVDEVLAVGDRGFREKCYRRIEELLAGGRTLFFVSHNEKDLRRFCERGLYLDKGALVLDGPIADVLELYNADYGS; from the coding sequence GTGGCACCCGTCATCGCCGTCGACGGCCTCGGCGTGCGCTTCCGGCGCAACCGCGGAGCCCGACGATCGTTCAAGGATCTCTTCTCCACCAAGGAGCGCCGGGTGCGCCCGGACGATTTCTGGGCGCTCCGCAACGTCAGCTTCCGGGTGCAGCCCGGTGAGGCCATCGGCGTCGTCGGGCGCAACGGCCAGGGCAAGTCGACCCTGCTGAAGCTCGTCGCGGGCGTCATGCTGCCCGACGAGGGCTCGGTGAAGGTGACCGATGGGGTGGCGCCGCTGATCGAGATTACCGGCGGGTTCGTGGACGACCTGACCGTGCGCGACAACGTGTACCTCACGGCGGGCCTGCACGGCATGTCGCGTGCGCAGATCGACGAGCGGTTCGGCGAGATCATCGACTTCGCCGAGATCGGCGACTTCGTCGACACTCCGTATAAGCACCTGTCCAGTGGCATGAAGGTGCGCATCGCGTTCTCCGTCATCTCGCAGCTGGAGGAGCCGGTGCTGCTGGTGGACGAGGTGCTCGCCGTCGGCGACCGCGGCTTCCGCGAGAAGTGCTACCGACGCATCGAGGAGCTCCTCGCCGGCGGACGCACGCTGTTCTTCGTGTCGCACAACGAGAAGGACCTGCGTCGCTTCTGCGAGCGGGGTCTGTACCTGGACAAGGGCGCTCTCGTGCTGGACGGCCCCATCGCCGACGTGCTGGAGCTGTACAACGCCGACTACGGCAGCTGA
- a CDS encoding helix-turn-helix transcriptional regulator, whose amino-acid sequence MKNAVAPAAQLLGERIRCVRIQLGLSQEAIASLASMHVTNFGKIERGDANPSLLTIVRIAAVLGTDVASLTQDITGEHLPAGVRVLRARDFLSERERRARRSR is encoded by the coding sequence ATGAAGAACGCAGTCGCACCCGCCGCCCAACTCCTCGGCGAACGCATCCGCTGTGTCCGCATCCAGCTCGGGCTCAGTCAGGAGGCGATCGCCAGCCTCGCCTCGATGCACGTCACCAACTTCGGGAAGATCGAGCGCGGCGACGCCAACCCGAGCCTGCTGACGATCGTCCGGATCGCGGCGGTCCTCGGGACGGACGTCGCCTCGCTCACCCAGGACATCACCGGCGAGCACCTGCCGGCCGGGGTGCGCGTGCTTCGCGCTCGCGACTTCCTGAGCGAACGGGAACGTCGCGCGCGCCGGTCGCGCTGA
- a CDS encoding glycosyltransferase, which yields MADQPAIAVVVLTQGSRPAELRRGVESVLAQERVTTDVVVVGNGWDPATAEPALPDGVRTLALPENVGIPAGRNAGVPLVSGEWLFFLDDDADIPSRTFLADAVAKLRADPSIGMLQPRLRVPDGAPAPRRWIPRIRKGDPERSSNVFAVLEAVIVLPREVFERAGGWAAPFFYAHEGIDLAWKVWDQGKRVWYAGDLVAEHPSVSPTRHSYYYRLNARNRVWLARRNLPIVLVPLYVGSWTGIQLLRWFRKPAVLRAWFGGWAEGWRTDPGERRPLRWRTIARMTAAGRPPIV from the coding sequence GTGGCTGACCAGCCGGCGATCGCGGTCGTGGTGCTCACCCAGGGCTCGCGGCCTGCGGAGCTGCGCCGCGGTGTGGAGTCGGTGCTCGCGCAGGAGCGCGTCACCACCGACGTGGTCGTCGTCGGCAACGGCTGGGATCCGGCCACGGCCGAGCCGGCCCTGCCGGATGGCGTTCGCACACTCGCCCTGCCCGAGAACGTCGGCATCCCCGCCGGGCGCAACGCCGGTGTGCCGCTCGTGTCGGGGGAGTGGCTGTTCTTCCTCGATGACGACGCGGACATCCCGTCGCGCACGTTCCTCGCCGACGCCGTCGCCAAGCTGCGAGCCGATCCCAGCATCGGGATGCTGCAGCCGCGTCTCCGCGTGCCGGATGGCGCCCCGGCGCCCCGGCGCTGGATCCCGCGCATCCGCAAGGGCGACCCGGAGCGGTCGAGCAACGTGTTCGCCGTGCTCGAGGCCGTGATCGTGCTGCCGCGCGAGGTCTTCGAGCGGGCCGGCGGCTGGGCGGCGCCGTTCTTCTACGCCCACGAGGGCATCGACCTGGCCTGGAAGGTGTGGGACCAGGGGAAGCGCGTCTGGTATGCGGGCGATCTGGTGGCAGAGCACCCCTCGGTCTCGCCCACCCGCCACTCGTACTACTACCGCCTCAACGCCCGGAACCGGGTGTGGCTCGCGCGGCGCAACCTGCCGATCGTCCTGGTGCCGCTGTACGTCGGGTCGTGGACGGGCATCCAGTTGCTCCGCTGGTTCCGCAAACCGGCCGTGCTGCGGGCGTGGTTCGGAGGGTGGGCCGAGGGCTGGCGCACCGACCCGGGGGAGCGACGTCCACTGCGGTGGCGCACGATCGCGCGGATGACGGCCGCGGGCCGTCCGCCCATCGTCTGA
- a CDS encoding CDP-alcohol phosphatidyltransferase family protein, translated as MTTAPGSAAHGARPSSIAELRAVAQPPEVRGRRNAEHWTASLYLRNLSPYLTWFLLKTSISANGVTGLMILTGWATAASLLIPGIAGAALALVLGQLQMLVDCCDGEVARWRGTSSPAGIFLDNVGHYTTETLIAIVLGIRAAGYPFEATQDFLWTNLGTLLALVIVLNKALNDMVRVARANAGLPKLADTQSEYAPTHGLVATLRRAARFLPFHRLYHSVELTILIFVFSIVGLFIGATLADRILLSVLVPLAILAAIGHFVTIMASRRVRG; from the coding sequence ATGACGACCGCACCCGGATCCGCGGCGCACGGCGCCCGTCCGTCCTCGATCGCCGAGCTGAGAGCCGTTGCGCAGCCCCCGGAGGTGCGCGGCCGACGCAACGCCGAGCACTGGACCGCCTCGCTGTACCTGCGGAACCTCTCGCCGTACCTGACCTGGTTCCTGCTCAAGACCTCGATCTCGGCCAACGGCGTGACCGGGCTGATGATCCTGACCGGATGGGCGACCGCCGCCTCCTTGCTCATCCCGGGCATCGCCGGCGCCGCGCTCGCCCTCGTGCTCGGCCAGCTGCAGATGCTCGTCGACTGCTGCGACGGCGAGGTGGCGCGCTGGCGCGGCACGTCGTCGCCCGCGGGCATCTTCCTCGACAACGTCGGGCACTACACGACCGAGACGCTCATCGCCATCGTGCTGGGCATCCGCGCCGCCGGGTATCCCTTCGAGGCGACGCAGGACTTCCTGTGGACGAACCTGGGCACGCTGCTCGCCCTGGTGATCGTGCTCAACAAGGCGCTCAACGACATGGTGCGCGTCGCCCGGGCGAACGCGGGACTGCCGAAGCTCGCGGATACGCAGTCCGAGTACGCGCCGACGCACGGGCTGGTCGCGACGCTGCGGCGCGCCGCCCGCTTCCTGCCGTTCCACCGCCTCTACCACTCCGTCGAGCTGACCATCCTGATCTTCGTGTTCTCGATCGTCGGGCTCTTCATCGGCGCGACCCTCGCCGACCGCATCCTGCTCAGCGTGCTCGTCCCGCTGGCGATCCTGGCGGCGATCGGGCACTTCGTGACCATCATGGCGTCGCGGCGGGTCCGTGGCTGA
- a CDS encoding glycosyltransferase family 2 protein: MPDDTVNTLPGVSYVMPVLNEVTHVRAAVDSLLAQDYAGPFEVAIALGPSIDGTTELVAELAAVDPRIRVLDNAIGSTPAGLNLAIRESRYPIVIRVDAHSVLPADYARVAVETMLETGADNVGGLMDAQGTTDFERAVARAYGSRVGLGGTKLHVGGEAGPAETVYLGVFRRDRLLDVGLFDEEIKRGQDWELNRRIRSAGGTVWFTPRLKVTYRPRPNLYRLARQFFSTGIWRGELARRFPTSNGLRYFAPPVMVLGVAIGTLLGIAGIVQAAVGAAPWLLWGFAIPALYVVIVVISALLWGRRDGFRAFLWFLVVLPCIHFSWGTGFVLGYLSLTRNITAHIGR; encoded by the coding sequence ATGCCGGACGACACCGTGAACACCCTCCCGGGTGTCTCGTACGTGATGCCGGTGCTGAACGAGGTCACCCACGTACGCGCCGCCGTCGACAGCCTGCTCGCACAGGACTACGCCGGGCCGTTCGAGGTCGCGATCGCCCTCGGCCCCAGCATCGACGGCACCACCGAGCTCGTCGCCGAGCTCGCGGCGGTCGACCCGCGCATCCGCGTCCTCGACAACGCGATCGGCTCCACGCCTGCTGGGCTGAATCTGGCGATCCGTGAGTCGCGCTACCCGATCGTGATCCGGGTGGATGCGCACAGCGTGCTCCCGGCCGACTACGCCCGGGTGGCCGTCGAGACGATGCTCGAGACCGGGGCGGACAACGTCGGCGGACTGATGGATGCGCAGGGCACGACCGACTTCGAGCGCGCCGTCGCGCGCGCCTACGGCAGCCGTGTCGGCCTCGGCGGGACCAAGCTGCACGTCGGCGGGGAGGCCGGGCCGGCCGAGACGGTCTACCTCGGGGTGTTCCGCCGTGACCGCCTTCTCGACGTCGGCCTCTTCGACGAGGAGATCAAGCGCGGGCAGGACTGGGAGCTCAACCGCCGCATCCGCAGCGCCGGAGGCACGGTGTGGTTCACGCCCCGGCTCAAGGTGACCTACCGTCCGCGACCGAACCTGTACCGCCTCGCGCGGCAGTTCTTCTCGACGGGCATCTGGCGCGGCGAGCTCGCACGCCGGTTCCCCACCTCGAACGGCCTGCGCTACTTCGCGCCGCCGGTCATGGTGCTGGGCGTCGCCATCGGAACCTTGCTCGGCATCGCCGGGATCGTCCAGGCGGCGGTGGGGGCGGCTCCCTGGCTGCTGTGGGGGTTCGCGATCCCCGCGCTGTACGTGGTGATCGTCGTGATCTCCGCTCTGCTGTGGGGCCGGCGCGACGGTTTTCGTGCGTTCCTGTGGTTTCTCGTAGTCTTGCCGTGCATCCATTTCAGCTGGGGGACCGGCTTCGTCCTCGGCTATCTGTCCCTCACCCGTAACATCACGGCCCACATCGGAAGGTAG